The sequence CAGCTCCTACACCAATAGCAAAGAGATCTGAAAAAGAATTAATATTTCTAATGTATCTGTATTTATCTCTTCCATTGGATATTTTGGTATGCTCAAGGAGTTTATATCCATTATTCAAAGTTATATCTAAAAATTTGTCATGGAGCTCCTTATCCTTTTTTATCTGATAATCAAATTTTGCTTTATTCTCAGCTAAATCCTTAGAAATCTTAGAGCCTTCATGTATCATAAGTGAATAAAAACTTATACTGTCAACTCCAAGTTCAACAGCCAGTTTTCCATCATTTTCAACCTCTTCTAATGTTTCATCCAGATAGTTATAAATAATATCAATACAGATAAGTCCATGAAATTCCTCTCTGATTTTCTTTAATCTTTTTACTATCTCCTCTTTTTTATAAGTTCTATTCAGTACTTCTCTTCCTCTATCAGAGAAAGTTTGAATACCAACACTTATCCTATTTACACCATACTTTTCCATAATAGCAAGTTTTTCACTTGTAAGGTTATGAAGAGTTGTTTCAAATGTAAATTCACAATCTTCTGAAAGTATAAAGTTTTCTCTTAAGGTAGAAAGTATTTTTTCCAATTGAGGTGCTCTGTATATAGTAGGAGTACCACCACCAAAGAATATTGAAGTAATAGTTTTTCCCTTAACATACTTCCTGCTTCCATATTTTTCAAACTCTCTACAAAGGTAATCAACATAGCTACTTAGATCACTATCTACCTGTTTTCTATTCATATTGCAAAAAGCACAGATTTTATCACAATATGGAGTATGAACATATATCCCAGCCTCTTTAGTATCAGGCTGTTTATTCATCATCTTGTTAAATGTAAATGGTGTT is a genomic window of Fusobacterium sp. DD2 containing:
- a CDS encoding coproporphyrinogen-III oxidase family protein; protein product: MFDKRYKSHHDVKDVIENLIKKNIVTPFTFNKMMNKQPDTKEAGIYVHTPYCDKICAFCNMNRKQVDSDLSSYVDYLCREFEKYGSRKYVKGKTITSIFFGGGTPTIYRAPQLEKILSTLRENFILSEDCEFTFETTLHNLTSEKLAIMEKYGVNRISVGIQTFSDRGREVLNRTYKKEEIVKRLKKIREEFHGLICIDIIYNYLDETLEEVENDGKLAVELGVDSISFYSLMIHEGSKISKDLAENKAKFDYQIKKDKELHDKFLDITLNNGYKLLEHTKISNGRDKYRYIRNINSFSDLFAIGVGAGGRIKDVEYYNLNKFITFYSKDSDLKLRAKKISGILQYPEVKLEDIKRLTSENAYNEIVKLLKGYEKDGLLKFDNDIFKYTISGIFWGNSIDAEVVSKMIEIEKNGGAR